One genomic segment of Kiritimatiella glycovorans includes these proteins:
- a CDS encoding trypsin-like serine protease → MKSSEAFLRVGLAFLLSASSAIAIVTEDNSTAETAPTNAGAAWDIEWDYVYNVNQPGSGVAIDEYWLLTAAHVADDGNAALTIGGTNYTAVQTNYHNQADLALIRYDKAFPGYYPLYTNDFSSQPTGVLIGYGQTGTVTSLINDYYNSSGSAGTKRWGSNIIEGRETNVSYTIGSDGWTNEMVRMGFDLSDTDYECGVGFGDSGGGLFVEVTGTWKLAGINTIREDGTFGYTGQKAVDLTQYNDWITQTVPEPGSMVLMSGSLAGVFGLRRRRRYAIEKSRQRLQTVDLTRSPHRYRGQARHYLGMWRLVFVVQDRIVRPNANRRSHRDLIGDLLLRWDDLRLRAVHRLLHLFRRS, encoded by the coding sequence ATGAAGTCTTCAGAAGCTTTTTTGCGGGTCGGCTTGGCTTTTCTTCTGAGCGCGTCCTCCGCGATTGCCATCGTAACGGAGGATAACTCCACGGCGGAAACCGCACCTACGAACGCCGGCGCCGCGTGGGATATCGAGTGGGACTATGTGTATAACGTCAATCAGCCGGGCAGCGGGGTAGCTATTGACGAATACTGGCTGCTGACGGCCGCGCATGTGGCCGATGACGGGAATGCTGCGCTTACGATCGGCGGGACCAACTACACCGCCGTTCAGACCAATTATCATAATCAGGCCGATCTTGCCCTCATCCGCTATGACAAAGCGTTTCCGGGCTATTATCCCCTGTATACGAACGACTTTTCATCTCAGCCCACAGGTGTACTGATCGGCTACGGGCAGACGGGCACCGTAACTTCCTTAATCAATGACTACTACAATTCCTCCGGCTCCGCGGGAACCAAACGCTGGGGGTCCAATATTATTGAAGGACGGGAAACCAATGTGAGTTACACCATTGGCAGCGACGGGTGGACCAACGAAATGGTCCGCATGGGATTTGATCTGAGTGACACGGACTATGAATGCGGTGTAGGCTTCGGCGATTCCGGCGGCGGGTTATTCGTGGAAGTGACCGGAACCTGGAAGCTGGCCGGGATCAACACGATCCGGGAAGACGGCACATTCGGATATACAGGTCAGAAGGCGGTGGATCTTACGCAGTATAACGACTGGATCACCCAGACCGTTCCCGAACCCGGCAGCATGGTGCTCATGAGCGGTTCGCTGGCGGGCGTGTTCGGCTTGCGGAGGCGGCGGAGATACGCGATCGAAAAGAGCCGGCAGCGCTTGCAAACCGTCGATCTGACACGCTCACCGCATCGTTATCGCGGCCAGGCCCGCCATTACCTCGGAATGTGGCGATTGGTGTTTGTCGTGCAGGACCGGATCGTGCGGCCGAATGCGAACCGCCGGTCGCACAGGGACCTGATCGGCGATCTGCTGCTGCGATGGGACGACCTCCGGCTGCGTGCGGTCCATCGCCTGCTGCATCTTTTCCGCCGCAGTTGA
- a CDS encoding DUF378 domain-containing protein, which yields MKALNFIAMLLIVIGALNWGLWGIFQFDLVAALLGGQSAVLSRIVYTLVGLAGVYGIRFLKTG from the coding sequence ATGAAGGCATTGAATTTCATTGCGATGCTGTTGATTGTGATCGGGGCTTTGAACTGGGGGCTGTGGGGCATTTTCCAGTTCGACCTCGTCGCGGCCCTGCTGGGCGGTCAGAGTGCTGTGCTCAGCCGGATCGTCTACACGCTCGTAGGACTCGCCGGAGTCTACGGCATCCGTTTCCTCAAAACGGGCTGA
- a CDS encoding aldo/keto reductase: MEDDRYQSMPYRRCGHSGLSLPAVSLGLWHNFGADDDRDHTREIIRTAFDHGITHFDLANNYGPPPGEAEVRFGEILQRDLAGHRDELIISTKAGFPMWPGPYGDGGSRKYLIASLDQSLRRMDLEYVDIFYHHRPDPGTPVEETVGALAHAVHSGKALYAGISSYSAEETRTAAAYMREAGIPCLIHQVQYHMLLRDAEDALFDTLEDEGIGAIAFCPLAQGLLTSKYLEGIPEGSRAAREGTFLDPEQIDAKIQKALREMNEIAAARGQTLARMAVSWVLRDPRMTSALIGASRADQVVENCAATQDPPFDVEELRRIDRILQSVS, translated from the coding sequence ATGGAAGACGACCGCTACCAATCCATGCCCTACCGCCGCTGCGGACACAGCGGACTCTCCCTGCCGGCGGTTTCGCTGGGGCTGTGGCACAATTTCGGCGCGGACGACGATCGTGACCACACCCGTGAAATAATCCGCACGGCCTTCGACCACGGCATCACGCACTTCGACCTCGCCAACAATTACGGACCCCCGCCCGGGGAGGCCGAGGTTCGGTTCGGCGAAATACTTCAGCGCGATCTGGCCGGTCATCGGGATGAGCTCATCATTTCGACCAAAGCAGGATTCCCGATGTGGCCCGGCCCGTACGGCGACGGAGGTTCGCGCAAATACCTCATCGCGAGTCTCGATCAGAGCCTCCGGCGCATGGATCTCGAATACGTGGATATTTTCTATCACCACCGCCCCGACCCCGGGACCCCGGTCGAGGAGACGGTCGGCGCCCTTGCCCACGCGGTGCACAGCGGCAAGGCGCTCTACGCGGGCATCTCGTCCTATTCCGCGGAAGAGACCAGAACCGCCGCGGCGTATATGCGCGAAGCCGGCATCCCCTGCCTGATCCACCAGGTCCAGTACCACATGCTGCTCAGGGATGCGGAAGATGCACTGTTCGATACCCTGGAGGATGAAGGTATCGGCGCAATCGCCTTCTGCCCGCTGGCGCAGGGCCTGCTGACCTCGAAATACCTGGAGGGGATCCCGGAGGGGTCACGGGCGGCGCGCGAAGGCACCTTCCTCGACCCGGAACAAATCGACGCGAAAATTCAGAAGGCGTTGCGCGAAATGAATGAAATCGCCGCCGCGCGGGGCCAGACCCTCGCCCGGATGGCCGTATCCTGGGTGTTGCGCGACCCGCGTATGACTTCCGCCCTGATCGGGGCGAGCCGCGCGGACCAGGTGGTCGAGAACTGTGCCGCGACGCAGGATCCGCCTTTTGACGTCGAAGAACTGCGCCGCATCGACCGCATCCTGCAATCCGTATCTTAA
- the ltrA gene encoding group II intron reverse transcriptase/maturase yields the protein MTEEATEYYRIDDRLLPPKLAALRQKLSQKAKQEKRFRFYSLYGHIGRADTLLAAWKHVRANGGKEGPDGVTIEDIEQSQGGVEAFLADIERSLKDRTYRAGKVRRVYIQKVNGKLRPLGIPSVRDRVVQTATVLILEPIFEADFKDCSHGFRPERSAHDALKAIGQELRQGRCAVYDADLAGYFDSIPHDKLIACVQMRVTDRSVLKLIRMWLKAPVEETEKGKPPTVKRNDKGTPQGGVISPLLANIYLHWFDAVFYRKDGPARWAKAKLVRYADDFVVLARYIGPQLEAFIEAKIEGWLGLKINRDKTRILDAREPGQTLDFLGYSFRYDRDLGGRPCRYWNLTPSRKALQRERDRLREMTGPEQCFKPLPTVIDELNMQMRGWANYFSLGYPRVAFRHVNGYVRQRLTRHAKRRSQRGYWPPEGMSYYAHFKNMGLIYL from the coding sequence ATGACAGAAGAAGCGACGGAGTACTATCGCATTGACGACAGACTCTTGCCGCCGAAACTCGCCGCGCTGAGACAGAAGCTGAGTCAGAAGGCCAAACAGGAGAAGCGGTTTCGCTTCTACAGTCTCTATGGCCACATTGGCCGGGCCGACACTCTGCTGGCGGCATGGAAACATGTACGCGCCAACGGCGGAAAAGAAGGCCCCGATGGTGTGACCATCGAGGACATCGAACAGAGTCAAGGAGGAGTCGAAGCCTTCTTGGCGGATATTGAACGCAGCCTGAAGGATCGAACCTACCGTGCTGGAAAAGTGCGGCGGGTCTACATCCAGAAGGTGAACGGGAAACTCCGTCCCTTGGGAATACCCTCGGTGCGGGATCGGGTCGTGCAGACCGCTACGGTTCTGATATTGGAACCGATCTTTGAAGCTGACTTCAAGGACTGCTCCCATGGGTTCCGGCCTGAGCGCTCGGCGCATGATGCGTTGAAGGCGATTGGACAGGAGCTCCGGCAAGGGCGGTGTGCGGTTTATGATGCGGATCTGGCCGGCTATTTCGACAGTATTCCACACGACAAGCTCATCGCTTGTGTGCAGATGCGTGTCACCGACCGGTCCGTGCTGAAGCTGATCCGAATGTGGCTGAAAGCGCCGGTAGAGGAAACGGAGAAAGGCAAACCGCCGACCGTGAAGCGCAACGACAAGGGCACGCCGCAAGGCGGGGTCATTTCGCCGCTTCTGGCCAACATCTATCTGCACTGGTTCGATGCGGTGTTTTACCGCAAAGACGGACCGGCACGGTGGGCGAAGGCCAAACTGGTGAGGTACGCCGATGACTTCGTGGTCCTCGCCCGGTATATCGGTCCGCAACTCGAAGCGTTCATCGAAGCCAAGATAGAAGGGTGGCTCGGGCTGAAGATCAACCGGGACAAGACCCGGATACTCGATGCTCGGGAACCGGGGCAGACGCTGGACTTTCTCGGATATAGCTTCCGCTATGACCGGGACCTCGGCGGACGCCCGTGCCGGTACTGGAACCTGACACCGTCGCGGAAAGCGCTCCAACGGGAACGTGATCGGCTTCGGGAGATGACCGGACCGGAACAATGCTTCAAACCTCTGCCGACGGTGATCGACGAACTCAACATGCAAATGCGAGGATGGGCAAACTACTTCTCGCTGGGTTATCCGCGTGTGGCATTCCGCCACGTCAATGGATACGTGCGACAGCGTCTCACGCGACATGCGAAACGACGCAGTCAGCGCGGCTACTGGCCCCCTGAAGGTATGAGCTACTACGCGCATTTCAAGAACATGGGACTGATCTACCTGTGA
- a CDS encoding TIGR01212 family radical SAM protein (This family includes YhcC from E. coli K-12, an uncharacterized radical SAM protein.), translated as MSKPPTSDPPPFRTYRDFMIERYGGTLQRIPVDFGTGCPHRAEDGSGGCTFCAEHGGRARQTLHAAGIEEQVRRGVQFARGRYGGTRFWLYAQTWTPTLAPPEVQRRLFERALGVCDADVVSVGARPDCLPPPVLDVLEDLAQGRIGPAHPREVWVEPGIQSLHDATLRRIRRGHDAQCGLEAIRALKRRGFRVAPHLILGLPGESFEGMMETVERLAAEPVDAVKLHNLHVIRGTALAEEYRRRPFPVPGPLEYAELLLEALRRLPPDLPVMRLCTDTPGEERVAPVWRMNKGAFTEHLVRLMRGREARQGDRIGPVATSSGTEAGKGDEAGTTGDDGSVTRWNAQFSEHYHCRAGAWWEARTRFVEPASPEGFDGSEVRVLDVCFGLGYNTLAALIEARRRGRARRFRVDALEIDRGAVRWAAEHIRPPEDASLCPDPAAILRALYTSGHWRDGQGAPEADIAMHWGGAREKAPQLDAGAFDLIFHDPFSTQRNSELWTVDFFRILRRLIRPGGLLLTYSRSRPVCAGLRQAGFAVGDLESRHAVLASPDPARVGEPRFMDPAETGSIPFRDPWLCRTNREVLRARERRIRLWKK; from the coding sequence ATGAGCAAGCCGCCGACCAGCGATCCGCCGCCCTTCCGCACGTACCGCGACTTCATGATCGAACGGTACGGCGGAACACTCCAGCGGATTCCCGTGGATTTCGGCACCGGCTGCCCTCACCGGGCGGAGGACGGTTCAGGGGGATGCACGTTCTGCGCCGAGCACGGCGGGCGGGCGCGCCAGACGCTGCATGCGGCAGGGATCGAAGAGCAGGTCCGGCGTGGTGTGCAGTTCGCGCGCGGACGTTACGGCGGGACCCGCTTCTGGCTGTACGCCCAGACCTGGACTCCGACGCTCGCTCCGCCGGAGGTTCAGCGCCGCTTGTTTGAGCGCGCCCTGGGGGTCTGCGATGCGGACGTCGTATCGGTGGGTGCGCGCCCCGACTGCCTTCCGCCCCCCGTGCTCGATGTTCTGGAAGACCTGGCGCAGGGACGCATCGGTCCCGCCCACCCGCGCGAGGTGTGGGTGGAACCGGGAATCCAGAGCCTTCACGACGCGACCCTGCGGCGGATCCGCCGCGGTCATGATGCGCAATGCGGCCTGGAGGCGATACGCGCCCTGAAGCGGCGCGGGTTCCGGGTGGCCCCGCACCTCATCCTGGGTCTGCCCGGAGAGTCTTTCGAGGGTATGATGGAGACCGTTGAACGCCTGGCCGCGGAGCCGGTCGACGCCGTCAAGCTGCATAACCTGCATGTGATTCGAGGTACGGCGCTGGCGGAGGAATACCGTCGCCGGCCGTTCCCCGTACCCGGCCCGCTGGAATACGCGGAACTGCTGCTCGAGGCGCTGCGGCGTCTTCCGCCGGACCTGCCCGTCATGCGTCTCTGCACGGACACGCCCGGCGAGGAACGGGTCGCTCCGGTCTGGCGGATGAATAAGGGGGCTTTCACGGAACACCTCGTGCGTCTCATGCGGGGACGCGAGGCGCGGCAGGGCGACAGGATCGGTCCGGTTGCGACCTCTTCCGGGACGGAGGCGGGGAAGGGTGACGAAGCGGGTACGACCGGCGATGACGGCAGTGTGACCCGGTGGAACGCGCAGTTCAGCGAGCATTATCACTGTCGGGCCGGGGCGTGGTGGGAGGCGCGCACCCGTTTCGTCGAACCGGCCAGTCCGGAAGGATTCGACGGTTCCGAGGTCAGGGTGCTCGATGTCTGTTTCGGACTCGGATACAACACCCTTGCGGCGCTGATCGAGGCGCGGCGGCGGGGCAGGGCGCGGCGGTTTCGGGTCGACGCGCTCGAAATAGACCGCGGAGCCGTACGGTGGGCCGCGGAACATATACGGCCGCCCGAAGACGCCTCCCTCTGTCCGGATCCGGCTGCGATCCTGCGTGCGCTTTATACATCGGGCCATTGGCGCGACGGGCAGGGCGCGCCGGAGGCCGACATCGCGATGCACTGGGGCGGCGCGCGCGAGAAGGCGCCGCAACTGGATGCAGGCGCGTTCGACCTGATTTTCCACGATCCGTTCTCTACGCAGCGCAACAGCGAGCTGTGGACCGTCGATTTTTTCCGCATCCTGCGGCGCCTGATCCGGCCGGGCGGCCTGCTGCTGACCTACAGCCGTTCGCGTCCGGTGTGCGCCGGCCTCCGGCAGGCCGGTTTCGCTGTCGGCGACCTGGAGTCGCGGCACGCCGTGCTCGCATCGCCCGACCCCGCGCGTGTCGGAGAACCGAGGTTTATGGACCCCGCCGAGACGGGATCCATCCCGTTTCGAGATCCGTGGTTGTGCCGCACCAACCGCGAAGTCCTCCGCGCGCGCGAACGACGGATCCGGCTGTGGAAAAAATGA
- a CDS encoding Minf_1886 family protein, with product MKPTNPEEALRQMLLDDPRYSEEAYRFVQEGLSFTARKLERPAEGPGRHISGAELLDGLREYALQEYGPMAKRVLNHWGVHSCIDFGHIVFNMVEAGMLGKTEEDSLRDFEGGYDFDEAFRRPYAPDSRSTTRYP from the coding sequence ATGAAGCCGACGAATCCCGAAGAGGCCCTGAGACAGATGCTCCTGGACGACCCGCGTTACTCGGAGGAGGCGTACCGGTTCGTTCAGGAGGGGTTGTCGTTTACGGCCCGGAAGCTCGAACGGCCGGCGGAAGGGCCCGGGCGCCATATCAGCGGGGCTGAACTGCTGGACGGACTCCGGGAGTACGCGCTGCAGGAATACGGGCCGATGGCCAAAAGGGTGCTGAACCACTGGGGCGTGCATTCCTGCATCGATTTCGGGCATATCGTGTTCAATATGGTCGAGGCGGGCATGCTCGGAAAGACCGAGGAAGACAGCCTTCGCGATTTTGAGGGGGGATACGATTTCGACGAGGCCTTCCGCCGGCCGTATGCCCCCGACAGCCGCTCTACTACGCGTTATCCCTGA
- a CDS encoding sodium-translocating pyrophosphatase yields MDQLFVTPWFWWFAPAASVLALVFAGYFHHDMFKSPAGNEDMQRIAGYVREGAMAYIRRQYGVVIKVFAVLFLLLGVLAVFHIQNPFVPVAFLTGGFFSGLCGYIGMRTATSASSRTAQGCREGLNKGLKVAFRSGAVMGLVVVGFGLLDICLWYLILDRLVYTPANMAHGLHLFGMTLVEEGTTASQKLVEMTTTMITFGMGASTQALFARVGGGIYTKAADIGADLVGKVEAGIPEDDPRNPATIADNVGDNVGDVAGMGADLYESYCGSILATMALGASVGVRRDIGEAVGMVTAPMIVAGIGVLLSIFGVFLVRCKEGASQKQLLRALATGTLTSSALIVVALFGIYAAGMIPLGVVFSVVAGLVAGVIIGQSTEFFTSAEYKPTRGIAEQARMGPATTIIDGLAVGMMSAGIPVITIVLGIICAFGFADGFSNIGMGLYGIGFAAVGMLATLGITLATDAYGPIADNAGGNAEMCGLPPDVRRKTDALDSLGNTTAATGKGFAIGSAALTAMALLAAYIDEVKLWIGRLPDVAAKFGVQGETTHLEIMDFVEIYELHIMNPLLICGIFLGAMMAFVFCAMTMKAVGRAAGLMGDEVRRQFNEIEGILEGTGKPDYARCVEISTRGAQREMIVPSLLAIVVPIAGGLVLGVPGVLGLLAGGLTTGYVLANMLNNAGGAWDNAKKYIEEGAHGGKGSDAHKAGVVGDTVGDPCKDTSGPSLNILIKLMTMVSVVFTPVVVKFSPAIQEWLNIAPQILK; encoded by the coding sequence ATGGATCAACTATTCGTGACTCCCTGGTTCTGGTGGTTTGCGCCCGCGGCTTCCGTGCTGGCGCTCGTGTTCGCAGGCTACTTTCATCACGACATGTTCAAGTCACCGGCGGGCAACGAGGACATGCAGCGCATCGCGGGTTACGTGCGCGAAGGGGCGATGGCCTATATCCGGCGCCAGTACGGTGTGGTGATCAAGGTATTCGCCGTGCTTTTCCTGCTGCTGGGCGTGCTCGCCGTCTTTCACATCCAGAATCCGTTTGTGCCGGTGGCCTTTCTGACGGGCGGTTTCTTTTCGGGACTGTGCGGGTACATCGGCATGCGCACGGCCACGTCGGCCTCCTCCCGCACGGCGCAGGGCTGCCGGGAGGGATTGAACAAGGGCCTCAAGGTGGCCTTCCGCTCCGGGGCCGTCATGGGTCTGGTGGTCGTCGGCTTCGGGCTGCTCGACATCTGCCTGTGGTACCTGATCCTCGACCGCCTGGTCTACACCCCCGCCAACATGGCCCACGGACTGCATCTCTTCGGCATGACACTGGTCGAGGAGGGCACCACCGCGTCGCAGAAGCTGGTCGAGATGACCACCACCATGATCACGTTCGGCATGGGGGCCTCGACGCAGGCGCTCTTCGCCCGTGTGGGCGGCGGGATTTACACCAAGGCGGCCGACATCGGCGCCGACCTGGTAGGAAAGGTCGAAGCGGGTATTCCCGAGGACGACCCGCGCAATCCGGCGACGATCGCCGACAACGTGGGCGACAACGTGGGCGACGTGGCGGGTATGGGAGCCGACCTGTACGAATCGTACTGCGGCTCGATCCTGGCCACCATGGCGCTCGGGGCGTCGGTCGGCGTGCGCCGCGACATCGGCGAGGCGGTCGGGATGGTGACCGCCCCGATGATCGTGGCCGGGATCGGCGTTCTGCTCTCGATCTTCGGCGTGTTTCTCGTGCGCTGCAAGGAGGGTGCCTCCCAGAAGCAGCTGCTTCGGGCCCTGGCGACGGGTACGCTCACCAGCTCGGCGCTCATCGTCGTGGCGCTCTTCGGAATCTATGCCGCGGGAATGATTCCGCTGGGCGTGGTGTTCTCGGTGGTTGCCGGACTGGTCGCGGGAGTGATTATCGGACAGTCGACTGAATTCTTCACCTCGGCGGAATACAAGCCGACCCGGGGTATCGCCGAGCAGGCGCGCATGGGTCCGGCCACGACGATCATCGACGGACTGGCCGTGGGTATGATGTCGGCGGGCATTCCCGTGATCACGATCGTGCTCGGCATTATCTGCGCGTTCGGATTCGCCGACGGTTTTTCAAATATCGGGATGGGGCTTTACGGGATCGGGTTCGCCGCGGTCGGCATGCTTGCCACGCTGGGCATCACCCTGGCTACGGACGCCTACGGTCCGATCGCCGATAACGCCGGAGGCAATGCCGAGATGTGCGGTCTTCCCCCGGACGTGCGCCGGAAAACCGATGCGCTCGATTCGCTCGGCAATACCACGGCGGCGACGGGTAAAGGGTTCGCGATCGGATCGGCCGCGCTGACCGCGATGGCGCTGCTGGCGGCGTACATCGACGAGGTGAAACTGTGGATCGGGCGTCTGCCGGACGTGGCGGCCAAGTTCGGAGTGCAGGGCGAGACGACGCATCTCGAAATCATGGATTTCGTGGAGATCTACGAGCTGCATATCATGAATCCGCTGCTGATCTGCGGCATCTTTCTGGGCGCCATGATGGCGTTCGTGTTCTGCGCGATGACCATGAAGGCCGTGGGGCGGGCGGCCGGCCTGATGGGCGACGAGGTCCGCCGCCAGTTCAACGAGATCGAGGGCATCCTGGAGGGTACCGGAAAACCCGATTACGCGCGCTGTGTGGAGATCTCCACCCGCGGCGCCCAGCGGGAGATGATCGTGCCCTCGCTGCTCGCGATCGTCGTGCCGATCGCCGGAGGACTCGTGCTCGGCGTACCCGGCGTGCTGGGTCTGCTCGCCGGCGGACTGACCACCGGTTACGTGCTGGCGAACATGCTGAACAACGCGGGCGGGGCGTGGGACAACGCGAAGAAGTATATCGAGGAGGGCGCGCACGGAGGCAAGGGTTCCGACGCCCATAAGGCGGGGGTGGTCGGCGACACGGTCGGCGACCCCTGCAAGGATACCAGCGGTCCTTCGCTGAACATCCTGATCAAACTGATGACGATGGTCAGCGTGGTCTTCACGCCGGTGGTGGTGAAGTTTTCGCCCGCGATCCAGGAATGGCTGAACATCGCGCCGCAGATACTGAAGTGA
- the purM gene encoding phosphoribosylformylglycinamidine cyclo-ligase, with amino-acid sequence MSDQNNSAYARAGVSIDTMDEALKRVGRQVKSTHTEGVVPAPGAFGGLFRSPGRDSLLVSSVDGVGTKLKVAAMAGRHDTVGRDLVNHCVNDILTQGARPLFFLDYLGTARLEPGVFNDVIRGFSRACRENGCALLGGETAEMPGLYPEGEYDLVGAIVGAVEKKKRITGRDIRPGDVLIGLPSTGLHTNGYTLARHVIFEQAGRKPDDLLPGTRTTFAEALLRVHRSYLRPVTQLMESVTLRGIAHLTGGGFIDNIPRILPGEVDAVVERGTWRIPPIFEFMAEAGEVSEDEMYRVFNMGIGMVLIVRPEEAEHALTQLREMKAGAKRIGTVESGRGHTRLV; translated from the coding sequence ATGAGCGACCAGAACAACTCCGCATACGCCCGCGCCGGCGTCAGCATCGACACGATGGATGAGGCCCTGAAGAGGGTCGGTCGGCAGGTGAAGTCGACCCACACGGAGGGCGTCGTCCCCGCACCCGGCGCGTTCGGCGGCCTGTTCCGTTCGCCGGGCCGCGACTCGCTGCTCGTCAGTTCGGTCGACGGCGTGGGCACCAAACTCAAGGTCGCCGCCATGGCGGGGCGACATGACACCGTAGGCCGCGACCTGGTCAATCACTGCGTCAACGATATCCTCACCCAGGGCGCACGGCCGCTTTTCTTCCTCGATTACCTGGGAACCGCCCGACTGGAACCGGGCGTGTTCAATGACGTGATACGGGGATTCTCACGCGCCTGCCGCGAAAACGGCTGCGCCCTGCTCGGCGGCGAGACGGCGGAGATGCCCGGCCTCTATCCCGAGGGCGAATACGACCTCGTGGGAGCCATCGTGGGTGCGGTCGAGAAGAAGAAGCGGATTACCGGCAGGGATATACGGCCGGGCGATGTATTGATCGGTCTGCCTTCCACGGGCCTCCACACCAACGGCTACACCCTGGCCCGCCACGTCATCTTCGAGCAGGCGGGCAGGAAGCCGGACGACCTGCTGCCCGGAACCCGGACCACGTTTGCCGAGGCCCTGCTGCGCGTTCACCGGAGTTATCTGCGCCCGGTTACGCAACTGATGGAGTCCGTCACGCTGCGCGGGATCGCCCATCTCACCGGCGGCGGGTTCATCGACAACATCCCGCGCATCCTGCCCGGGGAAGTCGACGCGGTTGTGGAGCGCGGAACCTGGCGCATACCGCCGATCTTTGAATTCATGGCCGAAGCCGGCGAGGTGAGCGAAGACGAAATGTACCGCGTCTTCAACATGGGAATCGGCATGGTCCTGATCGTCCGCCCCGAGGAGGCCGAGCACGCGCTTACACAACTGAGGGAGATGAAGGCCGGAGCAAAAAGGATCGGGACCGTCGAATCCGGTCGCGGACACACGCGACTCGTATGA
- a CDS encoding site-specific integrase, whose translation MAKVYTGRVSIPGDKLQEYFELMKAAEKERAPFREHLMALQADFYDHLADRYSERTARKHASIIEMFVEFICRYTDVQDISEITRGMVNSHFRAWWKRKVWDSSTPDDLRVALKKFFAFLASEKGIINEKALKALG comes from the coding sequence ATGGCCAAAGTCTACACGGGAAGGGTGTCTATCCCAGGGGACAAACTCCAAGAGTATTTCGAGTTGATGAAGGCAGCCGAGAAGGAGCGCGCTCCCTTCCGAGAGCATCTGATGGCGCTTCAGGCCGATTTCTATGACCATCTGGCCGACCGCTACAGTGAACGCACGGCCCGGAAACACGCCTCCATTATCGAGATGTTCGTGGAGTTCATTTGCCGCTACACTGACGTACAGGACATTTCGGAAATCACCCGTGGAATGGTCAACAGCCATTTCCGGGCGTGGTGGAAGCGAAAGGTCTGGGACTCAAGTACACCCGACGACCTACGGGTAGCACTGAAGAAGTTCTTCGCCTTCCTCGCGTCAGAGAAGGGAATCATCAACGAGAAGGCGCTCAAGGCACTCGGGTAA
- a CDS encoding transposase, producing the protein MHNFRLYLPLGQVEPSAAGDVFRDWLRGEMRTLIADILAEEVTELCGPAYKPAGDRGCRRAGGTRVGLRIDGIDEEIRKPRVRRHEADTSKEVRLKSYDAVNRADDLRDRILRATAAGVSSRDQKTLYPDSAPGRSRVSRAWIVEGRQRIQKLRDRDLKSERFFCMLLDGIVLSEDLSAIVGLGITLDGRKVMLDFEIGAQESTEVCDALLDRSRSHYGRIPTADGVAAVPPESISDAFSGTGRVGCHPDRKG; encoded by the coding sequence ATCCACAACTTTCGGTTATACCTCCCCCTTGGACAAGTTGAACCGTCTGCAGCAGGAGATGTTTTCCGTGACTGGCTGCGTGGTGAAATGCGAACCCTGATCGCCGATATTCTGGCTGAAGAGGTCACAGAACTGTGTGGTCCGGCCTACAAGCCGGCAGGGGACAGAGGCTGCCGACGTGCCGGCGGAACCCGCGTAGGACTTCGAATTGACGGTATTGATGAGGAGATCCGCAAGCCGCGTGTACGTCGCCATGAGGCAGACACATCGAAGGAGGTCAGGCTTAAAAGTTACGACGCGGTCAACAGGGCCGACGACCTTCGTGACCGTATCTTGCGTGCCACAGCTGCCGGAGTCAGTTCACGTGATCAGAAAACCTTGTATCCCGATTCAGCGCCCGGACGCAGCAGGGTTTCCCGCGCCTGGATTGTCGAGGGCCGACAGCGCATACAGAAGCTCCGTGACCGCGACCTGAAGTCCGAGAGGTTCTTCTGCATGCTGCTGGACGGCATTGTACTGTCCGAGGATCTCAGCGCCATTGTGGGGCTGGGCATTACGCTGGACGGCCGCAAAGTTATGCTGGATTTTGAAATAGGCGCACAGGAATCGACAGAAGTGTGTGACGCATTGCTCGACCGCAGCCGTTCTCATTATGGCCGCATTCCGACCGCGGACGGCGTGGCAGCCGTCCCTCCCGAGTCGATATCCGACGCATTTTCGGGCACTGGGAGGGTCGGGTGCCACCCCGACCGAAAAGGGTGA